In Dehalococcoidia bacterium, the DNA window ACGGAGTGCCAGAGGCATTCTGTACCTGAATGCTCATCATGGCAGAAACATTGCCAGCCATTCCTCCCTGGGCACCGGTGGTGAAGACAATCTTGTTGGTAGGGAGTGTAGTCGTCGTTGTCGGCGGTGTAGTCGTCGTTGCCGGCGGCGTAGTCGTCGTTGTCGGCGGCGTAGTCGTCGTTGTCGGCGGCGTAGTCGTCGTTGTCGGCGGCGTAGTCGTCGTTGTCGGCGGCGTAGTCGTCGTTGTCGGCGGCGCAGTGATCACAGGCTGATAAATAATCAGATTGGAGCCGACGTAGGTTATGTTATAGTTGCCGCCTGCGCTCACGGTGTCCAGCAAAATCGGGTAATAACCCACCGCTTCACCGGCCACGCGGGTCAAGCTTCCACTAAAAATTGCTGAAGTGTCGCCGGTGCCATAGGACCCGGAGATGACATAGGTCAGCGCCGGATCGGCAGCGCCAACCACTTTAACTTGGGGATTAGCCGTTACCGTGATAGGTCTTTTCGTGATGACACCGGTGGCAATGGTATTGTAGGTCACGGCGTAGTTGGCTCCGCCGTTGCCATCGTTCACTGCGGCCGGCGTCACCGTCATCACGTGAGTCGTGCCCACGTTCCCGTTGTCGTATGTCTCTACCCAGCTCGGCGCCGTATCACCCGGTACCAGTGTCCCGGCTGTGATCGTGGGGATTCCCGGCGAGGTTACGTTTGTCCCGTTATAGACCTTGCTCGAGGCCCCTGCGGTTACCGTGATAGGTCTGGGGTTCACGTTGTGGGTGTATGGGGCAGAAGTGCCGGCGCCATTATTGAGGTCTCCGGCATAGACTGCGGTGATGGAATGACCGCCTCCGACTACCCACAGCGCGCTGGTAGTGTAGGCCGCCTGGAAGGAACCATTGAGGAGAACCGGCAAGCCCAGAGGTGTAGCCCCATCCATAAATTGCACCGGGCCGGTGGGCGTGGTACCGGTAACAGTGGCGGTGAATGTCACTGAATTACCGTAGATGGAAGGGTTAGTCCCTGAAGTTAACGTTACTACGACGGATGCAGCAGCGGGGGCCGGCGCAGCACCATTAACGCTACCGATGGCGCCGTTCAGATTAACCGCGGAGGCTGCCAGCGCTCTGCCGTTCAGCGTCCCCCCGCCATCCATTACAATGGCATAGGCGCTCAGTATGGTCCCCTCGAAAACAGAAGTCGTCCCGAGGGTCGCGCCGGGGCTGCCGGCGACCACCCAGAAGACGTTCGATGCCAGCGCGCCGCCGCTCAGATGAACAGTGCGGCCGCTGCTTACGACCAGACCTCCCGCTCCCTGTACCTGGAAGATAAAGACATCGGAGGCGGTGCCGGTGAGATATATATCAGTGGTGATATTAACCGCGGTGCTCCAGCGATAGACACCCGGAGTGAATGTCAGCCCGCCGATATTTCCGGCGCCCAGTTCGGTGGCATCGGCCGCCAGTCCGTTAAGGGTGGTGTAGGCGGTCAGTTTGTCGTTGGTAGCCGTGTTCATGTTGGTTGGGGTAGGCTCCGTCATGGCGGCCGCATAAATTTTCCCACCGCCCACTACATCGGGTGATGTCGCGAATACACCCGAGGCATCCAACGTAGGGCCGGTAAAACCAGTAATGGAAGACAGGCCGTTTGGATAAATTCCCACATTCCCGGAAACCACAGTGTGATTAGCGTTGGTGATGGCTGTTTGTGCCAGAACCGCGAAATTGCCGGCCAACCCCAGGCTGACCGGGGACGCAGGAGCAGTGCTTACTACCGGTGTATATGTTATCGTAATCTGCATGTAGTCAACGGTCGCTGTCTGGGCGGCAACGCTACCGATGGCGGATAGAACTACACCGAAACCGGCATTATTGATATCATCATACGTCCATGTGGTTCCCCACGTGTTGCCTGAACCACCAAAGGTGGCTACGCCAAGAGAGGTCGGCCAAGCCGCACCTGCTGAGAGGTCAGTGCCTACAATCACACCAGCTTTAAGCAATTGTACTGTATCATCACTTATGGTGGCCCCACTAGAAAGACGGTTAATAGCAACCGTTATTCCGTTAATAGCCGCCCCCGCCGGAATGGCGAAGCCGTAATTTGTCCCCTTAAGATAATGAGTAACTGCACCTATTCCGATAGACGCGGATACTGCATAAGGGGGGCCGGGGGTAGTAATATTACCCTCAGTGGCGGTCCATCCCACTGTGCCAACAGTGGCATCATCAGTGCCTGTTCCGGCGTTTGTTGCCGCCGTCGAAATAGGAGCCGCCAGGGCTGGCGAGGTGTTGGCAAAGAGCGTTACCAACGCCAATACAATTGCCAAAAACGCTCCCAGGAACTTCCTGCTTTTCGCTAGTTTCCCCCGGGCATTTTTCCGGGCCGAGATTAGTATGCTTTTCATCTGTGACCTCCCTATTACTACTTACCGTTACAACCATATGCCAAAACAGAAAAGGTTAGATGTCCTCGCCTTCTCTTGCAAACGAGCACCCACCTATCCATGTTCGAAAATAGCGGCAGCTTTATACTGCTCATTGCACCCAAACTTATGAATTCATCCTCCAAGTTACTTCATTCTACAATTAAATATATTAAGAATCCACAAAAATAAGCCCAAAATAGTTACAAATCTATTACATTTAAGGGATTCAATTACGAATAACTACCTTCACATAATCTTCATATACTTATATTTTATCATTCTTGTCAATAGGCTCTTAGGGGGATATCCATCCCGCAAGATTAGTCAAAAAGGTCCGTTTTTTACTGTGGCAGCCTCCTTACAGCTTGGCAAAGTTGGGTTTGAGCATTTTATACGTTTCTTCGATAGCCTCGTTGATGACCTTGGTGTCGGCCAGAAGGGGCATGAAGTTGGTATCGCCGTTCCAGCGCGGCACGATATGGGTGTGGATATGCTGGTCCACGCCCGCCCCGGCCACCCGTCCCAGGTTGAGGCCGACATTGAA includes these proteins:
- a CDS encoding DUF3494 domain-containing protein, with the protein product MKSILISARKNARGKLAKSRKFLGAFLAIVLALVTLFANTSPALAAPISTAATNAGTGTDDATVGTVGWTATEGNITTPGPPYAVSASIGIGAVTHYLKGTNYGFAIPAGAAINGITVAINRLSSGATISDDTVQLLKAGVIVGTDLSAGAAWPTSLGVATFGGSGNTWGTTWTYDDINNAGFGVVLSAIGSVAAQTATVDYMQITITYTPVVSTAPASPVSLGLAGNFAVLAQTAITNANHTVVSGNVGIYPNGLSSITGFTGPTLDASGVFATSPDVVGGGKIYAAAMTEPTPTNMNTATNDKLTAYTTLNGLAADATELGAGNIGGLTFTPGVYRWSTAVNITTDIYLTGTASDVFIFQVQGAGGLVVSSGRTVHLSGGALASNVFWVVAGSPGATLGTTSVFEGTILSAYAIVMDGGGTLNGRALAASAVNLNGAIGSVNGAAPAPAAASVVVTLTSGTNPSIYGNSVTFTATVTGTTPTGPVQFMDGATPLGLPVLLNGSFQAAYTTSALWVVGGGHSITAVYAGDLNNGAGTSAPYTHNVNPRPITVTAGASSKVYNGTNVTSPGIPTITAGTLVPGDTAPSWVETYDNGNVGTTHVMTVTPAAVNDGNGGANYAVTYNTIATGVITKRPITVTANPQVKVVGAADPALTYVISGSYGTGDTSAIFSGSLTRVAGEAVGYYPILLDTVSAGGNYNITYVGSNLIIYQPVITAPPTTTTTPPTTTTTPPTTTTTPPTTTTTPPTTTTTPPATTTTPPTTTTTLPTNKIVFTTGAQGGMAGNVSAMMSIQVQNASGTP